A genomic region of Arachis stenosperma cultivar V10309 chromosome 9, arast.V10309.gnm1.PFL2, whole genome shotgun sequence contains the following coding sequences:
- the LOC130951741 gene encoding uncharacterized protein LOC130951741 isoform X1: MAQQRQSGMERFGVRGDPLYPNGGSADHVAVGIRGGAVGVANHKQNRHRRSARSERGWRVPVPAILVFLFLVLVLTVVTFSYISREEISNGGDIADDSKAESDFLTNIPRIEKKVLEFGQGSGGHGRDSRYWDRDDRRRDDDYNEDMMKQTGGDTDDGKAEVVLLKKKKNDVKSSQGYSDTGVKRKGSGLYNEAGRHELRRYEEEYEASLKNAGRLGEGDGKMSHDSDPNKKNAMDDIDDDYDDFFDFHESEVDDSDNSKHVRGKVSSSNVLALDNGFQQESHDSFDAGTNDDDISEGDGGASFSNKRKASSSKKSQPETKRKSRHRKFSGSCEMKLLNSTTQLVEPLESRKFARFNLHYTETEEKPEGVEEWVPRFGGHQSLEERENSFFARDQNINCGFVRGPQGYPSTGFDLAEDDASYISRCHIAVISCIFGNSDRLRVPAYKTITRLSRKNVCFVMFTDEITVRTLTAEGHVPDRMGFIGFWKLVVVKNLPYDDMRRVGKIPKLLPHRLFPFARYSIWLDSKLRLQLDPYLILEYFLWRKGYEFAISNHYDRHCVWEEVAQNKKLNKYNHTVIDEQFAFYKADGLQRFNASDPNKLLPSNVPEGSFIIRAHTPMSNLFSCLWFNEVDRFTPRDQLSFAYTYQKLRRMNPDKPFHLNMFKDCERRHIAKLFRHRMDEKRRAAQKATE; this comes from the exons ATGGCACAGCAAAGGCAATCGGGGATGGAGAGGTTTGGGGTGAGAGGGGATCCACTCTACCCCAACGGTGGTTCTGCCGATCACGTTGCCGTCGGGATTCGCGGCGGAGCCGTTGGCGTCGCCAATCACAAGCAGAATCGGCACCGGCGATCGGCGCGATCCGAAAGGGGCTGGCGGGTTCCGGTTCCGGCGATCCTCGTCTTCCTGTTCCTCGTACTCGTCCTCACTGTCGTCACGTTTTCTTACATTTCTAGAGAAG AAATAAGTAATGGTGGTGATATTGCCGATGATTCAAAGGCCGAGTCTGATTTTCTTACAAATATACCACGGATAGAGAAGAAAGTTCTTGAGTTTGGCCAGGGTTCTGGGGGACATGGTCGAGATTCGAGATATTGGGATAGGGATGATAGGAGAAGGGATGATGATTACAATGAGGATATGATGAAGCAGACTGGTGGGGATACTGACGATGGAAAAGCCGAAGTTGTTTTActtaagaagaagaagaatgatgtTAAGTCTTCTCAGGGTTATTCTGACACAGGTGTAAAGCGAAAAGGCAGTGGCTTATATAATGAAGCTGGACGCCATGAATTGAGAAGGTATGAAGAGGAATATGAGGCCTCTTTGAAGAATGCAGGACGCTTAGGAGAAGGTGATGGCAAAATGTCACATGATTCTGACCCAAACAAGAAGAATGCAATGGATGATATTGATGATGACTATGATGACTTTTTCGATTTCCATGAATCTGAAGTCGATGACTCTGACAACAGTAAACATGTTAGAGGGAAGGTTTCTAGTTCCAATGTACTAGCATTGGACAATGGATTCCAACAAGAATCCCATGATTCCTTTGATGCTGGAACTAATGACGATGATATTTCTGAGGGTGATGGAGGAGCATCTTtctcaaacaaaagaaaagcaagctCAAGCAAAAAGTCTCAACCGGAAACAAAAAGGAAATCCAGGCACCGTAAGTTTTCAG GATCCTGTGAGATGAAGCTGTTAAACTCAACTACACAACTTGTAGAGCCACTAGAAAGCCGAAAATTTGCACGATTTAACTTACACTACACAGAGACAGAAGAGAAGCCTGAGGGCGTGGAGGAGTGGGTGCCCAGATTTGGTGGCCATCAGAGCTTGGAAGAGAGGGAAAATTCATTTTTTGCACGTGATCAGAATATAAACTGTGGTTTTGTTCGAGGTCCTCAGGGTTACCCTAGCACTGGATTTGACTTGGCAGAAGATGATGCAAGTTACATTAGCAGATGCCATATTGCTGTGATTTCGTGCATATTTGGCAATTCTGATCGGTTGAGGGTTCCAGCCTACAAAACG ATCACTCGTTTGTCAAGGAAGAATGTGTGCTTTGTGATGTTTACCGATGAGATTACAGTACGAACCCTTACTGCCGAAGGGCATGTGCCTGATAGGATGGGTTTCATTGGCTTTTGGAAGTTAGTGGTAGTGAAGAACCTGCCTTATGACGATATGCGGAGAGTGGGTAAAATACCTAAGTTATTGCCACATcggcttttcccttttgctag GTATTCGATTTGGTTGGACAGCAAATTACGTCTTCAGCTTGATCCATATCTGATCTTAGAGTACTTCTTGTGGCGAAAGGGTTATGAATTTGCGATATCCAATCACTATGATCGGCATTGTGTGTGGGAAGAGGTAGCACAAAACAAGAAACTAAACAAGTATAACCACACAGTTATAGATGAACAATTCGCATTTTACAAGGCCGATGGACTGCAAAGATTTAATGCATCAGATCCAAACAAGCTTCTCCCAAGCA ATGTACCTGAAGGTTCCTTTATTATAAGGGCACACACCCCAATGTCAAATTTGTTCTCATGTCTTTGGTTCAACGAAGTCGACCGGTTTACTCCTCGTGATCAGCTAAGTTTTGCATACACTTATCAGAAGCTGAGAAGGATGAATCCAGACAAACCCTTTCATCTTAACATGTTCAAG GATTGTGAAAGAAGACACATAGCCAAGTTGTTCCGACATAGGATGGACGAGAAGAGGCGCGCGGCACAAAAAGCAACAGAATAA
- the LOC130951741 gene encoding uncharacterized protein LOC130951741 isoform X2, with protein MAQQRQSGMERFGVRGDPLYPNGGSADHVAVGIRGGAVGVANHKQNRHRRSARSERGWRVPVPAILVFLFLVLVLTVVTFSYISREEISNGGDIADDSKAESDFLTNIPRIEKKVLEFGQGSGGHGRDSRYWDRDDRRRDDDYNEDMMKQTGGDTDDGKAEVVLLKKKKNDVKSSQGYSDTGVKRKGSGLYNEAGRHELRRYEEEYEASLKNAGRLGEGDGKMSHDSDPNKKNAMDDIDDDYDDFFDFHESEVDDSDNSKHVRGKVSSSNVLALDNGFQQESHDSFDAGTNDDDISEGDGGASFSNKRKASSSKKSQPETKRKSRHRSCEMKLLNSTTQLVEPLESRKFARFNLHYTETEEKPEGVEEWVPRFGGHQSLEERENSFFARDQNINCGFVRGPQGYPSTGFDLAEDDASYISRCHIAVISCIFGNSDRLRVPAYKTITRLSRKNVCFVMFTDEITVRTLTAEGHVPDRMGFIGFWKLVVVKNLPYDDMRRVGKIPKLLPHRLFPFARYSIWLDSKLRLQLDPYLILEYFLWRKGYEFAISNHYDRHCVWEEVAQNKKLNKYNHTVIDEQFAFYKADGLQRFNASDPNKLLPSNVPEGSFIIRAHTPMSNLFSCLWFNEVDRFTPRDQLSFAYTYQKLRRMNPDKPFHLNMFKDCERRHIAKLFRHRMDEKRRAAQKATE; from the exons ATGGCACAGCAAAGGCAATCGGGGATGGAGAGGTTTGGGGTGAGAGGGGATCCACTCTACCCCAACGGTGGTTCTGCCGATCACGTTGCCGTCGGGATTCGCGGCGGAGCCGTTGGCGTCGCCAATCACAAGCAGAATCGGCACCGGCGATCGGCGCGATCCGAAAGGGGCTGGCGGGTTCCGGTTCCGGCGATCCTCGTCTTCCTGTTCCTCGTACTCGTCCTCACTGTCGTCACGTTTTCTTACATTTCTAGAGAAG AAATAAGTAATGGTGGTGATATTGCCGATGATTCAAAGGCCGAGTCTGATTTTCTTACAAATATACCACGGATAGAGAAGAAAGTTCTTGAGTTTGGCCAGGGTTCTGGGGGACATGGTCGAGATTCGAGATATTGGGATAGGGATGATAGGAGAAGGGATGATGATTACAATGAGGATATGATGAAGCAGACTGGTGGGGATACTGACGATGGAAAAGCCGAAGTTGTTTTActtaagaagaagaagaatgatgtTAAGTCTTCTCAGGGTTATTCTGACACAGGTGTAAAGCGAAAAGGCAGTGGCTTATATAATGAAGCTGGACGCCATGAATTGAGAAGGTATGAAGAGGAATATGAGGCCTCTTTGAAGAATGCAGGACGCTTAGGAGAAGGTGATGGCAAAATGTCACATGATTCTGACCCAAACAAGAAGAATGCAATGGATGATATTGATGATGACTATGATGACTTTTTCGATTTCCATGAATCTGAAGTCGATGACTCTGACAACAGTAAACATGTTAGAGGGAAGGTTTCTAGTTCCAATGTACTAGCATTGGACAATGGATTCCAACAAGAATCCCATGATTCCTTTGATGCTGGAACTAATGACGATGATATTTCTGAGGGTGATGGAGGAGCATCTTtctcaaacaaaagaaaagcaagctCAAGCAAAAAGTCTCAACCGGAAACAAAAAGGAAATCCAGGCACC GATCCTGTGAGATGAAGCTGTTAAACTCAACTACACAACTTGTAGAGCCACTAGAAAGCCGAAAATTTGCACGATTTAACTTACACTACACAGAGACAGAAGAGAAGCCTGAGGGCGTGGAGGAGTGGGTGCCCAGATTTGGTGGCCATCAGAGCTTGGAAGAGAGGGAAAATTCATTTTTTGCACGTGATCAGAATATAAACTGTGGTTTTGTTCGAGGTCCTCAGGGTTACCCTAGCACTGGATTTGACTTGGCAGAAGATGATGCAAGTTACATTAGCAGATGCCATATTGCTGTGATTTCGTGCATATTTGGCAATTCTGATCGGTTGAGGGTTCCAGCCTACAAAACG ATCACTCGTTTGTCAAGGAAGAATGTGTGCTTTGTGATGTTTACCGATGAGATTACAGTACGAACCCTTACTGCCGAAGGGCATGTGCCTGATAGGATGGGTTTCATTGGCTTTTGGAAGTTAGTGGTAGTGAAGAACCTGCCTTATGACGATATGCGGAGAGTGGGTAAAATACCTAAGTTATTGCCACATcggcttttcccttttgctag GTATTCGATTTGGTTGGACAGCAAATTACGTCTTCAGCTTGATCCATATCTGATCTTAGAGTACTTCTTGTGGCGAAAGGGTTATGAATTTGCGATATCCAATCACTATGATCGGCATTGTGTGTGGGAAGAGGTAGCACAAAACAAGAAACTAAACAAGTATAACCACACAGTTATAGATGAACAATTCGCATTTTACAAGGCCGATGGACTGCAAAGATTTAATGCATCAGATCCAAACAAGCTTCTCCCAAGCA ATGTACCTGAAGGTTCCTTTATTATAAGGGCACACACCCCAATGTCAAATTTGTTCTCATGTCTTTGGTTCAACGAAGTCGACCGGTTTACTCCTCGTGATCAGCTAAGTTTTGCATACACTTATCAGAAGCTGAGAAGGATGAATCCAGACAAACCCTTTCATCTTAACATGTTCAAG GATTGTGAAAGAAGACACATAGCCAAGTTGTTCCGACATAGGATGGACGAGAAGAGGCGCGCGGCACAAAAAGCAACAGAATAA
- the LOC130951741 gene encoding uncharacterized protein LOC130951741 isoform X3 translates to MERFGVRGDPLYPNGGSADHVAVGIRGGAVGVANHKQNRHRRSARSERGWRVPVPAILVFLFLVLVLTVVTFSYISREEISNGGDIADDSKAESDFLTNIPRIEKKVLEFGQGSGGHGRDSRYWDRDDRRRDDDYNEDMMKQTGGDTDDGKAEVVLLKKKKNDVKSSQGYSDTGVKRKGSGLYNEAGRHELRRYEEEYEASLKNAGRLGEGDGKMSHDSDPNKKNAMDDIDDDYDDFFDFHESEVDDSDNSKHVRGKVSSSNVLALDNGFQQESHDSFDAGTNDDDISEGDGGASFSNKRKASSSKKSQPETKRKSRHRKFSGSCEMKLLNSTTQLVEPLESRKFARFNLHYTETEEKPEGVEEWVPRFGGHQSLEERENSFFARDQNINCGFVRGPQGYPSTGFDLAEDDASYISRCHIAVISCIFGNSDRLRVPAYKTITRLSRKNVCFVMFTDEITVRTLTAEGHVPDRMGFIGFWKLVVVKNLPYDDMRRVGKIPKLLPHRLFPFARYSIWLDSKLRLQLDPYLILEYFLWRKGYEFAISNHYDRHCVWEEVAQNKKLNKYNHTVIDEQFAFYKADGLQRFNASDPNKLLPSNVPEGSFIIRAHTPMSNLFSCLWFNEVDRFTPRDQLSFAYTYQKLRRMNPDKPFHLNMFKDCERRHIAKLFRHRMDEKRRAAQKATE, encoded by the exons ATGGAGAGGTTTGGGGTGAGAGGGGATCCACTCTACCCCAACGGTGGTTCTGCCGATCACGTTGCCGTCGGGATTCGCGGCGGAGCCGTTGGCGTCGCCAATCACAAGCAGAATCGGCACCGGCGATCGGCGCGATCCGAAAGGGGCTGGCGGGTTCCGGTTCCGGCGATCCTCGTCTTCCTGTTCCTCGTACTCGTCCTCACTGTCGTCACGTTTTCTTACATTTCTAGAGAAG AAATAAGTAATGGTGGTGATATTGCCGATGATTCAAAGGCCGAGTCTGATTTTCTTACAAATATACCACGGATAGAGAAGAAAGTTCTTGAGTTTGGCCAGGGTTCTGGGGGACATGGTCGAGATTCGAGATATTGGGATAGGGATGATAGGAGAAGGGATGATGATTACAATGAGGATATGATGAAGCAGACTGGTGGGGATACTGACGATGGAAAAGCCGAAGTTGTTTTActtaagaagaagaagaatgatgtTAAGTCTTCTCAGGGTTATTCTGACACAGGTGTAAAGCGAAAAGGCAGTGGCTTATATAATGAAGCTGGACGCCATGAATTGAGAAGGTATGAAGAGGAATATGAGGCCTCTTTGAAGAATGCAGGACGCTTAGGAGAAGGTGATGGCAAAATGTCACATGATTCTGACCCAAACAAGAAGAATGCAATGGATGATATTGATGATGACTATGATGACTTTTTCGATTTCCATGAATCTGAAGTCGATGACTCTGACAACAGTAAACATGTTAGAGGGAAGGTTTCTAGTTCCAATGTACTAGCATTGGACAATGGATTCCAACAAGAATCCCATGATTCCTTTGATGCTGGAACTAATGACGATGATATTTCTGAGGGTGATGGAGGAGCATCTTtctcaaacaaaagaaaagcaagctCAAGCAAAAAGTCTCAACCGGAAACAAAAAGGAAATCCAGGCACCGTAAGTTTTCAG GATCCTGTGAGATGAAGCTGTTAAACTCAACTACACAACTTGTAGAGCCACTAGAAAGCCGAAAATTTGCACGATTTAACTTACACTACACAGAGACAGAAGAGAAGCCTGAGGGCGTGGAGGAGTGGGTGCCCAGATTTGGTGGCCATCAGAGCTTGGAAGAGAGGGAAAATTCATTTTTTGCACGTGATCAGAATATAAACTGTGGTTTTGTTCGAGGTCCTCAGGGTTACCCTAGCACTGGATTTGACTTGGCAGAAGATGATGCAAGTTACATTAGCAGATGCCATATTGCTGTGATTTCGTGCATATTTGGCAATTCTGATCGGTTGAGGGTTCCAGCCTACAAAACG ATCACTCGTTTGTCAAGGAAGAATGTGTGCTTTGTGATGTTTACCGATGAGATTACAGTACGAACCCTTACTGCCGAAGGGCATGTGCCTGATAGGATGGGTTTCATTGGCTTTTGGAAGTTAGTGGTAGTGAAGAACCTGCCTTATGACGATATGCGGAGAGTGGGTAAAATACCTAAGTTATTGCCACATcggcttttcccttttgctag GTATTCGATTTGGTTGGACAGCAAATTACGTCTTCAGCTTGATCCATATCTGATCTTAGAGTACTTCTTGTGGCGAAAGGGTTATGAATTTGCGATATCCAATCACTATGATCGGCATTGTGTGTGGGAAGAGGTAGCACAAAACAAGAAACTAAACAAGTATAACCACACAGTTATAGATGAACAATTCGCATTTTACAAGGCCGATGGACTGCAAAGATTTAATGCATCAGATCCAAACAAGCTTCTCCCAAGCA ATGTACCTGAAGGTTCCTTTATTATAAGGGCACACACCCCAATGTCAAATTTGTTCTCATGTCTTTGGTTCAACGAAGTCGACCGGTTTACTCCTCGTGATCAGCTAAGTTTTGCATACACTTATCAGAAGCTGAGAAGGATGAATCCAGACAAACCCTTTCATCTTAACATGTTCAAG GATTGTGAAAGAAGACACATAGCCAAGTTGTTCCGACATAGGATGGACGAGAAGAGGCGCGCGGCACAAAAAGCAACAGAATAA